Below is a genomic region from Triticum dicoccoides isolate Atlit2015 ecotype Zavitan chromosome 5A, WEW_v2.0, whole genome shotgun sequence.
CCAGTGCTTCAATGATGTTCGATAAGATGACCTCTCGTGATGTCATCTCGTGGACAACAATGATCACGGCTTATGTGCAGCATGGGCATGGGGATAAGGCCCTTCAGATGTTTCCGGCGATGTTCTCTGAGGGATTTCACCCTAATGAGTTCACCGTGTGCAGCATCCTCAAAGCTTGCGCAGAAGAGAAGGCTCTAAGATGTGGGAAGCAGCTGCATGGTGCTCTTGTGAAGAAGTTGTTCAAAAATGACATCCATGTCGGCAGTGCTCTTGTTACCATGTATGCCAGAAACAGGCAAGTGTCTGATGCTCAGGCAGTGTTTGATATGATGCCTAGAAGAAACACTATTACATGGACTTCTCTGATCTCGGGCTATGCGCAGAGTAGCCAGGCTGAAAAGGCTATCATGTTGTTTCGACAGATGAAGACGCGACGGGTGTCTGTTAACAACCTTACCATTGTTGGTCTTCTTAGTGCCTGTGGCTCCATAAGATCACTCAGTCTTGGTAAGGAACTGCATGCACAGGTAATAAAGAATTCCATTCAAGAGAATCTTCAAATTGGGAGTACGCTTGTTTGGTGCTACTGTAAATGTGGAGAGTATACATATGCTGCACGAATTCTGGAAGAAATGCCAGACCGTGATGCTGTCTCGTGGACAGCTATGATTTCAGGCTACAATAGCGTTGGTCATAGTGCCGAAGCACTTAAGTCATTAGATGATATGTTATGGGATGGTGTGACTCCAAATACCTACACTTATTCCTCCGCTTTGAAAGCCTGTGCGAAACTAGAGGCTCTGCAAGATGGAAGGAGGATTCACGGTGTTGTTAACAAGACTCCTGCCTTTTCAGATGTGTTTGTGGGAAGCTCATTGATCGATATGTACATGAGGTGTGGAAAAGTTGACGAAGCTCGACGAGTCTTCAACGCCATGCCAGAACACAACTTAGTAACATGGAAAGTGATTATTACAGGATTTGCTCAGAATGGCCTCTGTGAAGAGGCTTTTAAGTATATGTACCTAATGCAGCAACAAGGGCATGATGCTGATGACTTTATGCTTTCAAAAGTTCTGACATCATGTGGTGATCTTCAATGGAAGTCAGACTCCATCTCTTTTTCTGGCTCGAATACTGGTTCACTCAGATAGGTAAAGTCTACTGTCTGAGTTAATTTCTGGGGATTAATTTGTACAGAGTTCTTGCAGTTAGCTTAACTATTTATGCTACTAGTAGTTCTCCGCGTACTCTGTATCGGTTATCATGGGATGTGATTGCTTTTGAGATTGAGCAATTACACGAAAAGAAATATTGATTTATTTTATTCTGTTTCCTGCACTAGTGATGCTAGGTAATTGATATTGTTTATTTACTGTTAAGAGTTTTAGTATCTGAATTCCAGAGTTGGTGTATTCTACCGGAAAGCCAAGTTTCAAGCAATAATAAGATTGCAACACATTTAAATTATGTAGCACATGTGAGGTTTTCTTTGGGGTAATATGGACGATGCAACTGTTATATATTGTTGAACCTTGCATTTGATTTTACGCCAATTCTGTTTTTTTTTTGCTGCAATGTTTTCAGAGTTGTCTTGCTTAAACAAATGAAATTTTCTTGCAGCAATTATCTATCTCAAAATTATCACTGAACTACTACTTTTCGAACCCTAATCCCAGATTTGTACTTATTGTGCTAATGTTATCATAAAGCTGCACATTTTACCAGCTGGACAACTATGAACCACATGGCATGCACATGTGGCTCTGCTGACCTCAGAGTGGTTAACCTGTTGGCCTATTGTTGCAGCTCATGCTAAAAAAAGGTGTAGTTTCCTGGTAATATGTGCGGAGAATGCGtagtttgtgaatattttttcaagAAGCATATTTCTTTTGTCTTGGTTGATGCTATATGTCAATTTAACATGTTTTCTAATGTTTTTCTCACTAAATTCTGTTCTTGTTAATTGAAAGAATCTAAAACCCCCAAGATGTTACTTAGATTCAGAAAGTTTCCATCCACTTCATCAGTTTGTTGCTTGAATAGCTGATTCTTGCTCTAATGTTTAGCTTATCATATAATGTAATCAGATACAAACCCTTCTTATTTCTGAACACTTGGGAAAGGTGATGACAGAGATAATGAAACAAGAGCAAATAATTGATGGAGTAAAGCCGTTGCAATAGTTATTCTAATGAAATGTTATATGTCAAAAGTATTAGTAACAACCAGCCTGTTATTAGTTATCCATATACTCATCCACATCAGATCCCCTGTCTGGCCACTTCTTTCCTATTTTCTTCATCATCGAACAGACAAACAAACTTTAAGAACACCTTTTGTGCTTCATCTTCTAAGACATTGCTTGATATTGTTACATTGTGAAGTAGATTGCTATATGAGTTTCATGATAGATACAATTATTGATGATTTCTGCATTGAAGTCACACACTACAACTAAAAGGTGAATGTTAGTTCCTTTTCCAGTACCGTATGTATTTTTGTCATGGAAATGCAAATCTTAGAATGAATACTTAATGCATGCGTAAATAGTGAAAACATTTGTGACAGAAACACTGGATCTCCATATTAATATATCTGACATGAGTACAGTGTGAAATGCCAATTCTGTTTGTTCTTGGCTTCACTTATTCTGGTTTTGTCACTGCCTTGTATTGTTTGTAGAAGTAAAATTGCCCATATCAACATCAAGTGTTTGGTTAATGCTATTGCATGGTGCATGAATACAGAACATGCGCCTGTGTCATTTCTCTCTGTTTATTTTCTGGATGCATGGCAGATAAATTGGCAAAAACAAGCACTTCCATATTTTTTATGGTGGCAGCTGTTTGGCATGACTCCCAGCTCCAAAAAATCTAGGCGCTGGAGCTGGGGGTATATTAATGGTGTTGACATGAGCCTTCTTTATTCATgttagactgaaatttgtgctaacgGTAGTATGGTACTTTATTTAGCCTACAAACTCCAGGTCCTGCAAGAAACAGGGAGTTGGAAGAGCTCATTACCTTAACTTGTCTGTGGCCCCGGAGGACAGTTCAATTTAGTTCAGCAAACACTAGGTGTATGCAATTCATGA
It encodes:
- the LOC119299015 gene encoding pentatricopeptide repeat-containing protein At4g18520, chloroplastic-like, translating into MLFCCSLSPPGIQTYPLPPFQQQSSSPRKVRSSGRHKSSKAEHQYFRAQSFRARARDQPLRAQAHPDGGYGPPEQDPEAEGHSPGSPDAETLASWLRSCGTVADVRRVHGVAVRSPDGPGIFLANNLITSYVRSREISDARKVFDEMPDRTVVSWTAMMNGYLKSGNYSEVVRLFLDMMASGERGNSLSFVCLLKSCGEQSNAKLGQQVHCCVVKGGWSNVILDSAVAHFYAQCGDVASASMMFDKMTSRDVISWTTMITAYVQHGHGDKALQMFPAMFSEGFHPNEFTVCSILKACAEEKALRCGKQLHGALVKKLFKNDIHVGSALVTMYARNRQVSDAQAVFDMMPRRNTITWTSLISGYAQSSQAEKAIMLFRQMKTRRVSVNNLTIVGLLSACGSIRSLSLGKELHAQVIKNSIQENLQIGSTLVWCYCKCGEYTYAARILEEMPDRDAVSWTAMISGYNSVGHSAEALKSLDDMLWDGVTPNTYTYSSALKACAKLEALQDGRRIHGVVNKTPAFSDVFVGSSLIDMYMRCGKVDEARRVFNAMPEHNLVTWKVIITGFAQNGLCEEAFKYMYLMQQQGHDADDFMLSKVLTSCGDLQWKSDSISFSGSNTGSLR